Proteins from a genomic interval of Candidatus Paceibacterota bacterium:
- a CDS encoding glycosyltransferase family 2 protein — MKIIAVTPARNEARLLPSFLTFLSSFADYIIIADQESTDGSTEIYKQFPKVSVIQNHRPSHSNEVRWDLLTKAREIEGENIIVCLDVDERIPAHSVPLIIDHLKQKGSGFNVSLPWIQLWKKPEVYRTDWPWGNNYKACIFYDDRIMSYEQSVVINDHTNRIPTITAEKNTILPSPLLHLQYLYWNEVQLKQAWYRCKEYIADPTKIKAINLKYESSLDTSRTKLSATPPEWIDEKSFIPTNIVETTNPWHLQELHEMFKTHSIAYFEPIDMWHIQTLQQEFQTQVGRKPHPTRYNSILRTLYYILQSIRQNLKHQ, encoded by the coding sequence ATGAAAATAATTGCAGTTACACCAGCACGAAACGAAGCTAGGCTCTTACCTTCATTTCTTACATTCTTGTCCTCTTTTGCTGACTATATAATTATTGCCGATCAAGAATCGACAGATGGAAGCACTGAAATATACAAGCAGTTCCCAAAAGTATCAGTCATACAAAACCATCGCCCGTCACACTCAAATGAAGTGAGGTGGGATCTGCTTACCAAAGCTCGAGAAATTGAAGGAGAAAACATTATTGTTTGCCTTGATGTCGACGAACGGATTCCGGCACATTCTGTTCCATTAATTATTGATCACCTTAAACAGAAGGGGTCAGGCTTTAACGTTTCACTTCCCTGGATACAGTTATGGAAAAAACCAGAGGTGTACCGAACTGACTGGCCGTGGGGAAATAACTACAAAGCGTGCATATTTTATGATGACCGAATCATGTCGTATGAACAATCTGTTGTGATCAATGATCACACCAATCGCATCCCAACCATTACTGCTGAAAAAAATACCATACTACCCTCACCACTTCTTCATCTTCAATACCTTTATTGGAACGAAGTGCAGCTTAAACAAGCGTGGTACAGGTGCAAGGAATACATTGCTGATCCCACAAAAATAAAGGCTATTAATTTAAAGTATGAATCCTCTCTAGACACTTCCCGAACAAAATTATCAGCAACACCCCCCGAGTGGATTGATGAGAAGTCTTTCATTCCCACAAACATTGTAGAGACCACAAATCCGTGGCACCTACAAGAACTGCACGAAATGTTTAAGACACATTCCATTGCATACTTTGAGCCAATAGATATGTGGCACATTCAGACACTACAACAAGAATTTCAAACACAAGTTGGAAGAAAGCCTCACCCTACAAGATATAACTCAATACTCCGTACACTGTATTATATTCTTCAATCCATCCGACAAAACCTTAAACACCAATGA
- a CDS encoding glycosyltransferase encodes MRSVFLSLPKPLKKLLLRIYEDIWTLVCLFRSGVYTTGKKSTPHTKPRILFFHPTALRFGGTEKLLQGLARHFNPDKYDVYFMYGTETDSEQIQNAQDRKTYVSQNSSVTFIPFSYSTIEKKFPFFIKDMKPDLRGVISTYEINVLVVACSGHSQFPHNVVRSIPIIIFNIFGSPTAQPNVIKHLCVSHEVGSKALRVTDSSSVGVFYNPSEEPDTRATERGLELRKKLGIPDNATVFGRIGRADNAIFDPIGINAFEQLVHTYPEAHYIIMATPPILRDIVRDRNIPNVHFIEPSAKEDDIWAFHKAIDVLAHFRADGESCGLNIIEAMMAGRPVISHKTNMWNAHLEYLDTTFSRIAEQHDWKTYLTHMKEFVELHRAGTLISLGNAASSKALDMFLFKKKAQEFEKIVDTVLKK; translated from the coding sequence ATGAGATCAGTCTTTTTATCCCTCCCAAAGCCTCTAAAAAAACTGCTCTTGCGAATATATGAGGATATCTGGACACTCGTATGTCTTTTTCGGTCTGGAGTATACACAACAGGAAAAAAATCTACTCCGCACACAAAACCTCGTATTTTATTTTTTCACCCAACAGCACTCCGGTTTGGCGGCACTGAAAAATTACTCCAAGGACTTGCCAGACACTTCAACCCTGACAAATACGATGTGTATTTTATGTATGGAACTGAAACCGATTCAGAGCAGATACAAAATGCACAAGATCGAAAGACATATGTTTCCCAAAACTCTTCGGTGACCTTTATTCCTTTTTCATATTCCACAATCGAGAAAAAATTTCCTTTCTTTATCAAGGACATGAAACCAGACCTTCGAGGAGTCATTTCTACATATGAAATCAATGTACTGGTAGTCGCATGCTCTGGACACTCTCAATTCCCACATAATGTTGTTCGATCTATTCCGATCATTATTTTTAATATTTTTGGCTCACCAACTGCACAACCAAATGTAATTAAACACCTTTGTGTGTCTCATGAAGTAGGGAGCAAGGCTCTACGAGTAACAGACAGTTCTAGTGTTGGAGTTTTTTATAACCCATCCGAAGAACCTGATACCCGGGCAACAGAAAGAGGATTAGAGCTACGAAAAAAATTAGGTATTCCAGATAATGCCACAGTATTTGGAAGAATCGGCCGTGCAGATAATGCTATTTTTGACCCAATTGGTATCAATGCATTTGAACAGTTAGTTCATACATATCCTGAGGCGCATTACATAATTATGGCAACCCCACCAATCCTTCGAGATATCGTTAGAGATCGAAATATTCCAAACGTACATTTCATAGAACCTAGCGCAAAAGAAGATGACATCTGGGCATTTCACAAAGCTATTGATGTGCTTGCGCACTTTCGAGCAGACGGTGAATCTTGTGGGTTAAATATCATCGAAGCAATGATGGCTGGTCGTCCAGTTATTTCTCACAAGACAAACATGTGGAACGCACACCTCGAATACCTTGATACCACTTTTAGTCGAATTGCAGAGCAACACGACTGGAAAACATATCTCACACACATGAAAGAATTTGTTGAGTTACATCGAGCGGGAACATTGATATCTTTAGGAAACGCAGCAAGTAGTAAGGCACTCGACATGTTTTTGTTCAAGAAAAAGGCTCAGGAGTTTGAAAAGATAGTTGATACCGTATTAAAGAAATAG
- a CDS encoding NTP transferase domain-containing protein, whose protein sequence is MQVIIPMAGLGQRFQFAGYKDPKPLIDIDGKPVIEHIVNMFPDVEKLIFIANENHLANTNMRDVLQRVAPHGKVVAIPEHRLGPVYTVLQAVEHIDDNLPVVTCYCDIHTPWNFKEFVQHMQDTNAEAGVVAFKGFHPPLLQEGLYATARTDENDDEVLEVREKFSFTPNKMDSWTSAGVHYFKSGALVKKYFKKLIDLDIRCNDEFYISMIHNLLIEDKLKNVLHPIDFFISWGKPEDVREYQYWSKHFNK, encoded by the coding sequence ATGCAAGTAATTATTCCAATGGCAGGATTAGGCCAACGATTCCAATTTGCAGGATATAAGGATCCTAAGCCACTTATCGATATCGACGGAAAACCAGTTATCGAACACATTGTAAACATGTTTCCTGATGTAGAAAAGTTAATATTTATCGCAAATGAAAACCACCTCGCAAATACAAACATGCGAGATGTACTACAAAGAGTTGCTCCTCACGGTAAAGTAGTTGCTATTCCTGAACACAGACTTGGTCCGGTATACACGGTTCTCCAAGCAGTCGAGCACATTGACGACAACCTTCCTGTCGTCACGTGTTACTGTGACATACACACACCGTGGAACTTTAAAGAATTTGTACAACATATGCAGGATACTAACGCCGAAGCTGGTGTCGTTGCTTTTAAAGGTTTTCATCCACCACTTCTACAAGAAGGCCTCTACGCCACAGCTCGCACAGACGAAAATGATGACGAAGTACTAGAAGTACGTGAAAAATTTTCTTTCACACCAAATAAAATGGACTCATGGACTTCCGCTGGTGTACACTACTTCAAAAGCGGAGCTTTGGTTAAAAAATACTTTAAAAAATTAATTGACCTTGATATCCGATGTAACGATGAGTTTTATATCAGTATGATCCACAACCTCCTTATAGAAGACAAGCTCAAAAACGTATTGCACCCAATAGACTTTTTCATCTCATGGGGTAAACCAGAGGATGTGAGAGAATATCAATATTGGTCAAAACACTTCAATAAGTAA
- a CDS encoding DUF268 domain-containing protein — MNFSQMPLKRKIRRIGFRIIRWSKLPFILPDWFSFAKKLSDRFPMRLADAYPCIGDKTAGTKFERHYVYHTAWAARVVKEINPKFHTDISSSLYFCGVASAFVPIKFYDYRPAALHLSGLESEHADLMHLPFGNKSINSISCMHTLEHIGLGRYGDPIDPDGDIKAIKELKRVTAQDGNLLLVMPVGKPRIEYNAHRIYSYEMVKKIVCDEEFYIHEYTYIPQFEEEGPMVRNADPKSGDSASYACGCFWIKRRTQPL, encoded by the coding sequence ATGAATTTTTCACAAATGCCACTCAAAAGAAAAATACGCCGTATTGGCTTTAGAATCATTCGTTGGTCAAAGCTACCGTTTATACTCCCCGATTGGTTTTCATTCGCAAAGAAACTTTCAGATCGTTTCCCGATGCGCCTCGCTGATGCGTATCCTTGTATTGGAGACAAGACCGCTGGTACTAAATTTGAACGTCATTATGTATATCACACTGCATGGGCTGCACGAGTAGTTAAAGAAATTAACCCAAAATTCCATACAGACATTTCTTCAAGTCTATATTTCTGTGGAGTTGCCTCAGCATTTGTTCCAATTAAGTTTTACGATTATCGCCCTGCCGCATTACATCTTTCAGGTCTTGAAAGTGAACATGCGGATTTAATGCATTTACCTTTTGGTAACAAGAGCATCAATTCAATCTCATGCATGCACACCCTTGAGCACATCGGTCTTGGAAGGTACGGAGACCCAATTGACCCAGACGGAGACATCAAGGCAATCAAGGAACTCAAGCGAGTGACGGCTCAAGACGGGAACCTACTTCTTGTCATGCCGGTTGGAAAACCTCGCATTGAATATAATGCCCACAGGATTTACTCATATGAAATGGTCAAGAAAATCGTGTGTGACGAGGAATTTTATATCCACGAATATACCTACATCCCTCAATTTGAAGAAGAGGGTCCAATGGTTCGAAATGCTGACCCAAAGTCGGGTGACAGTGCATCGTACGCATGTGGATGCTTTTGGATAAAGCGAAGGACACAGCCACTATGA
- a CDS encoding glycosyltransferase family 2 protein: MKLSIVVPFYNEEKNIPLVLQVFQKFASSYDFELICINDGSKDNTAEVFTQFAGNNSYPFAKFISYSPNGGYGNAIMTGVRAATGDIVGWTHSDMQTDPKDVFTAFDVLKNETNKRTLVKGARINRPLPQVVLSYGMAVIASVILRKVLVEINAQPKVFFKECIELLTNAPKDFSLDLYLLYQAKIHGYTIKTIDVEFKNRLHGESSWGGSFQNRIKTIKRTYAYIWKLAKSK, encoded by the coding sequence ATGAAACTTTCAATCGTAGTTCCCTTCTATAACGAAGAAAAAAATATTCCATTAGTATTACAAGTATTTCAAAAGTTCGCTTCTTCATACGACTTTGAACTGATTTGTATTAACGATGGATCAAAGGACAATACCGCTGAAGTGTTTACACAATTTGCAGGAAATAACTCATACCCGTTTGCAAAATTTATTTCATACTCTCCTAATGGCGGATACGGCAACGCCATAATGACCGGGGTCCGAGCTGCGACGGGAGACATTGTTGGATGGACCCACAGTGATATGCAGACTGATCCAAAAGATGTATTCACTGCATTTGACGTGTTAAAAAACGAGACCAATAAAAGGACACTCGTCAAAGGAGCACGTATCAATCGCCCACTTCCCCAGGTAGTTCTCAGTTACGGTATGGCAGTTATTGCAAGTGTAATCCTCCGAAAGGTACTCGTTGAAATTAATGCACAACCAAAAGTATTTTTCAAAGAATGCATTGAGCTACTTACCAACGCTCCAAAAGATTTTTCTCTAGATCTATACTTGCTATACCAAGCAAAAATTCACGGATACACAATCAAGACTATTGATGTTGAGTTCAAAAACCGATTACATGGAGAATCAAGTTGGGGTGGAAGTTTCCAAAATCGCATCAAGACAATCAAGCGCACATACGCATACATTTGGAAACTAGCAAAAAGTAAATAA
- a CDS encoding FkbM family methyltransferase, giving the protein MKLRNLLTPSRYFEFALRILAGGQITYSQLGEDLILKHLMHGQKSGTYIDIGANNPRFLSNTYLFYKMGWKGLCVDPNPSKINAHKIFRPKDIAVICGAGPKGTLTYYLYSDDGLNTSSEETMESYAKKGIQPIKKIETSLFPLHELAKAHLPHLPIDILSLDTEGNDMAILTSNDWSVCSPRYIILETLEYSPTGLGAKLNPMYDPYLVSLGYTPIAETHINTIYRKS; this is encoded by the coding sequence ATGAAGCTGCGTAACCTCCTTACTCCCTCTCGATATTTTGAATTTGCACTCCGCATTCTTGCTGGAGGACAGATTACGTATAGCCAACTCGGTGAAGATCTGATTCTTAAACATTTGATGCACGGACAAAAGAGCGGTACGTATATTGATATTGGCGCAAATAATCCACGCTTTTTAAGTAACACGTATCTCTTTTACAAAATGGGCTGGAAGGGACTATGTGTTGATCCAAATCCTTCCAAAATTAATGCTCACAAAATTTTCAGACCAAAAGATATTGCTGTCATTTGTGGCGCAGGACCCAAGGGAACACTTACGTACTACCTATATTCTGACGACGGATTAAACACATCTTCGGAAGAGACTATGGAGTCGTACGCAAAAAAAGGGATACAGCCGATCAAAAAAATCGAAACTTCACTCTTCCCTCTTCACGAGCTTGCAAAGGCACACCTGCCTCACCTGCCAATAGATATTCTCTCACTTGATACTGAAGGAAATGACATGGCGATCCTCACATCAAATGACTGGTCAGTGTGCTCGCCTCGATACATAATTCTTGAGACACTTGAATACTCTCCAACAGGACTAGGCGCCAAACTCAATCCTATGTATGATCCATATTTAGTATCGCTTGGATACACCCCAATTGCTGAAACCCACATTAACACCATTTACAGGAAATCGTAG
- a CDS encoding NTP transferase domain-containing protein produces the protein MRTNLMLLAGRGKRFADAGYSIPKPLIPVNGLPMVISAVHSMPKADKLIFVVSGDYVNNHDITNLLLSYFPEAQIIVQTSPLQGQAHSALEAVDAIDPESVLTIASCDAGPTYDMNKFESDLLSEDQDALIWSFRHYPPMQTQPSAYGWIDADEQGLVKKVQYKVPLSDHPLEDHAVVGWFSYRKAKTCFDNVKEMIEKNLKSGVEFSLDECTNVLVKNNHKVKVFEIDTFLSWGTPIELKTYEYWQRYFETKKK, from the coding sequence ATGCGGACAAATTTAATGCTACTGGCTGGAAGAGGGAAAAGATTTGCAGACGCAGGTTATAGTATTCCCAAACCCCTAATTCCTGTAAACGGCCTTCCTATGGTCATTTCTGCTGTTCACAGCATGCCAAAGGCGGATAAGTTAATCTTTGTTGTTTCAGGTGATTATGTTAATAACCACGACATAACAAACCTCCTACTTTCATATTTCCCCGAGGCACAAATTATTGTCCAAACAAGTCCGCTACAAGGACAAGCCCATAGTGCACTTGAGGCTGTTGATGCCATCGATCCAGAATCAGTGCTTACAATTGCAAGTTGTGACGCAGGTCCAACATACGATATGAATAAGTTTGAAAGCGACCTGCTTTCTGAAGATCAAGATGCACTTATATGGTCATTTAGACACTATCCTCCAATGCAGACACAACCAAGTGCCTATGGATGGATTGATGCAGACGAGCAAGGTCTAGTAAAAAAGGTACAGTACAAAGTTCCACTTTCTGACCACCCCCTTGAAGACCATGCTGTTGTTGGGTGGTTTAGCTACAGAAAAGCAAAGACCTGTTTTGACAATGTAAAGGAAATGATTGAAAAGAACCTAAAGAGCGGCGTTGAATTTTCACTTGATGAATGCACCAACGTATTGGTAAAAAACAATCACAAAGTTAAGGTTTTTGAAATCGACACATTCCTTTCATGGGGAACCCCTATTGAATTAAAGACATATGAATACTGGCAGCGATACTTCGAAACAAAGAAAAAATAG
- a CDS encoding class I SAM-dependent methyltransferase yields the protein MNHDLLSTLSIPQMDQFHEYPDPCVNNRYYHHRKAQIVSTFIQKYANPSHTLLDAGAGRGPYSAFAAPLYKSVYMFEFDASELEHAKKHTKNISNIHGEAVDLRQIPLGDAMVDVCICSEVLEHIPNHEKAVSELFRTLTPNGVALVSIPNAFSLFYIKVRFGKRHRELLTRLAQRDTNVFSTPEESGLSYLEWEMIRHISFPFWKTKALLKKAGFTIIASQGANIVPMPYRVRSFLLKKFPIGFKVWIGIDSALGKIFPFLGSFYFLTLKKLP from the coding sequence ATGAACCACGATTTACTATCAACACTTAGCATCCCTCAAATGGATCAGTTCCACGAGTATCCTGATCCATGCGTAAACAATCGATATTACCACCATCGTAAAGCACAAATTGTTTCTACGTTCATACAAAAGTATGCAAACCCATCTCACACACTACTTGATGCAGGGGCAGGTCGCGGTCCATACAGCGCGTTTGCTGCACCACTCTACAAATCAGTGTATATGTTTGAGTTCGATGCCTCTGAGCTTGAACACGCAAAAAAACATACAAAAAATATTTCAAATATTCATGGAGAAGCTGTTGACCTTAGGCAAATTCCTCTCGGTGACGCAATGGTTGATGTCTGTATCTGCTCAGAAGTGTTAGAACACATTCCCAACCACGAAAAAGCAGTTTCTGAGCTTTTCAGAACACTTACACCAAACGGTGTCGCACTAGTCTCTATTCCTAATGCTTTTAGTCTGTTTTACATAAAAGTACGTTTCGGAAAAAGACACAGAGAATTACTCACTCGACTTGCACAGAGAGACACAAATGTTTTTAGTACACCTGAAGAATCCGGACTATCGTACCTCGAGTGGGAAATGATCCGTCATATTTCTTTCCCTTTTTGGAAAACCAAAGCTTTATTAAAGAAAGCTGGTTTTACCATCATCGCATCCCAAGGAGCAAATATAGTACCCATGCCATATAGAGTTCGATCGTTTCTCTTAAAAAAATTCCCGATTGGGTTCAAGGTGTGGATAGGGATCGATAGTGCACTAGGAAAGATATTTCCTTTCTTGGGTTCCTTTTACTTCCTTACACTTAAAAAACTTCCTTAG
- a CDS encoding GtrA family protein: MDVFNRKTAIQFRNFAVVGVISTICNYSIFFVLLRTANVQYLLSSAIGFIVGIFISYELNRRVSFESGGYRKRKEFMLYAAVCLFSLVLSLLTLRLLVEVFTMNVLLANVCAIGVSTITNFIGAKIVVFKAKEVF, encoded by the coding sequence ATGGATGTATTTAATCGAAAAACAGCAATACAATTTCGAAATTTTGCTGTTGTCGGGGTCATTAGCACTATCTGTAACTATTCTATATTTTTCGTTCTATTACGTACTGCAAACGTTCAGTACCTTCTCTCGAGTGCAATCGGATTCATTGTCGGCATCTTCATTAGCTATGAATTGAACCGAAGGGTGTCTTTTGAGTCAGGTGGATATCGAAAAAGAAAAGAATTTATGTTGTATGCAGCAGTCTGTCTATTCTCGCTTGTGTTGAGTCTACTTACACTTCGTCTACTGGTAGAGGTTTTTACTATGAATGTGCTGTTGGCAAATGTGTGCGCAATTGGAGTATCTACAATCACTAACTTTATCGGTGCAAAAATCGTAGTGTTTAAAGCTAAGGAAGTTTTTTAA
- a CDS encoding FkbM family methyltransferase, which yields MKQFLRKFVLSTFGKSVLLLPHSLTNQSQPTAAKSVHGFWYVGNVFNTSSIAYGVAKNGEVEKEEVAVAISVLKQLPPNFSFVDIGAHTGYYSILASTLFPQSKITAIEPGKEFIEEFKMSVDLNKITNISILEVAAGKESGAGTLHMQGSGSSLSPWFKSETSTEARTVQIKTLDELFHSKQPVDFIKIDAEGFEYEILQGAKSLLSSEKPLLYVEVGGDLSVLDRKSTNPHFSQTFEYMKSLGYTAYEFESGKGQKVNPTNPWSGIRMCLFTHNEKHRDVARNIS from the coding sequence ATGAAACAATTCCTTCGAAAATTTGTCCTCTCAACCTTTGGAAAATCAGTGTTATTGCTTCCCCACTCACTTACTAATCAATCACAACCAACAGCGGCAAAATCAGTCCATGGATTTTGGTACGTAGGTAACGTATTTAATACAAGTTCAATTGCCTATGGAGTAGCCAAGAACGGAGAGGTTGAGAAAGAAGAGGTAGCTGTTGCAATTTCAGTTCTAAAACAACTACCACCAAATTTCTCCTTCGTAGATATTGGAGCACACACTGGGTACTACAGCATTCTTGCATCAACACTTTTTCCACAGTCAAAGATCACCGCAATTGAGCCAGGTAAAGAATTCATTGAGGAATTCAAGATGAGTGTTGATCTAAACAAGATTACAAACATTTCAATACTGGAAGTGGCAGCTGGAAAAGAGAGTGGGGCCGGCACACTCCACATGCAAGGATCTGGTAGCAGCCTCTCTCCATGGTTTAAGAGTGAAACATCAACTGAAGCACGAACCGTACAAATTAAAACACTCGACGAACTATTCCACAGTAAACAGCCAGTAGATTTTATTAAAATAGACGCTGAAGGCTTTGAGTATGAAATCCTTCAAGGTGCAAAATCTCTACTCTCTTCTGAAAAACCACTACTATATGTAGAAGTTGGCGGAGATCTTTCGGTACTAGATAGAAAATCAACTAACCCACACTTTAGCCAGACCTTTGAATATATGAAGTCTCTTGGATACACCGCATACGAATTCGAAAGTGGAAAAGGTCAAAAAGTGAATCCAACTAATCCGTGGAGTGGTATTCGAATGTGTCTTTTTACTCACAATGAAAAGCACAGAGACGTTGCAAGAAACATTTCATGA
- a CDS encoding flippase, producing MHTKTQRLQTFLGSAGFKKYFNNTSWLFIGRLTNMVVGFIATTYVIRTLGPESYGTVSYILSFAGLGSVLANLGIDQILSRELLVQKENRGTLLGTAFIIKTTGAVVSTLLLITTSIAIDNSAFLTLLIAFMSFSYFFSAFGVFNTLFQVDVRSKYPSLLSIWVVLILSVLKIIVVFSGLPIEFIIGVFFIEPILYAVGLVFLYVKHYSRHIYKLSFDMNIAKIFIKESWPLILSSAFIVIYSRIDQVMLKNMVNETSVGFYDSAVRIAELWYFIPGILGSALFPAMVNAHLTDTSIYTLRMKRLYFLLWWLGIAISASVFVLAPFIIHTLYGPAYDMSILVLRIYVCATIPIFLAMIIQQHLVTKGLTRVTFFMTFLGMVANIVLNIFLIPRYGIYGAAVATLVSYSLMPLSILLLKSTREHALLVLTSISHFR from the coding sequence ATGCATACTAAAACCCAGAGACTCCAGACCTTCCTGGGAAGTGCTGGTTTTAAGAAATACTTTAATAACACCTCGTGGTTATTTATTGGTCGCCTGACAAACATGGTAGTTGGCTTTATTGCCACAACATATGTCATCCGAACACTCGGACCAGAGTCATATGGAACGGTTAGTTATATCCTTAGTTTCGCTGGCCTTGGATCAGTATTGGCAAACTTAGGAATAGATCAGATTTTGTCTCGTGAATTATTAGTACAGAAAGAAAATCGTGGAACATTGTTAGGCACAGCGTTTATTATAAAAACAACCGGTGCTGTTGTCTCGACACTACTCTTAATTACCACCAGCATCGCGATCGACAACAGCGCGTTCTTGACGCTTTTGATTGCATTTATGTCGTTTTCATATTTCTTTTCTGCGTTCGGTGTCTTTAATACACTATTTCAAGTTGATGTTCGTTCTAAATATCCATCGCTCCTTTCGATATGGGTCGTGTTGATTTTGAGTGTCCTTAAAATTATTGTTGTCTTCTCAGGTCTGCCAATTGAGTTTATTATCGGGGTGTTCTTCATCGAACCAATTCTCTATGCCGTTGGACTAGTCTTTCTATATGTAAAACACTACAGCAGGCATATCTACAAACTAAGTTTTGATATGAATATTGCAAAAATATTCATCAAAGAATCATGGCCACTAATTTTATCGAGTGCCTTTATCGTCATCTACTCACGCATAGATCAAGTGATGCTTAAAAACATGGTAAATGAAACATCTGTAGGATTTTATGATTCTGCTGTTCGTATTGCAGAACTGTGGTATTTCATTCCTGGAATTTTAGGATCAGCACTGTTTCCTGCAATGGTTAATGCCCACCTAACAGACACATCTATATATACCCTTAGGATGAAACGCCTATATTTCCTACTCTGGTGGCTTGGAATTGCGATTAGCGCCTCAGTATTTGTCTTAGCGCCATTTATCATTCACACACTCTATGGACCAGCATACGATATGTCGATATTAGTCCTTAGGATTTATGTGTGTGCAACCATACCAATATTCCTCGCAATGATTATCCAGCAACACCTTGTCACAAAAGGATTGACACGAGTAACATTTTTCATGACATTCCTTGGAATGGTTGCGAACATTGTTTTGAACATTTTCTTAATTCCTCGCTACGGAATATACGGTGCTGCAGTCGCAACCCTTGTTTCATATTCACTCATGCCGCTGTCGATATTGCTACTGAAATCAACCCGCGAACACGCGCTCCTTGTGCTAACATCTATTTCACATTTCCGTTAA
- a CDS encoding adenylyltransferase/cytidyltransferase family protein has protein sequence MKKVFVSGCYDILHAGHIQFFKDARALGDHLTVSFASKDVLALSKKRKPSLPDDHKMIIIGSLSCVDEVVTSSDLDPVFDFKKNIKRIKPEILAVTEDDRNAEVKRQFCAEQGIKFVVLPKRRTASLASTTSILAGIHNVSELPLRVDFAGGWLDVPRFSKKGTFIVNCTITPKVSLSNWPYEQGGGLGGSAAYALLQVKNGVASEIDLGVGWQDPAVINETGLCVWRSGKEPVLDAKFHPDWLAGKMLIVWTGTSHVTPGLVDKKRDFKLIAKAGGLAKDAVYKKSLPGLARAINTSYKVQIGEGMEPLQNIVGSIAKKYLGGGHGGYSLYLFDSEKKREKAFKKIGEAAKKIEPYIKPIQ, from the coding sequence ATGAAAAAAGTATTCGTCTCTGGTTGTTACGACATTCTTCACGCTGGCCATATTCAATTTTTTAAAGACGCACGAGCACTCGGTGACCACCTCACTGTTTCTTTTGCAAGTAAAGACGTACTCGCACTTTCTAAAAAGCGTAAACCTTCACTCCCAGACGACCACAAGATGATTATCATCGGTTCCCTTTCCTGTGTTGATGAAGTGGTCACTAGTTCAGACCTAGACCCAGTTTTTGATTTCAAAAAGAATATCAAACGAATAAAACCAGAAATTTTGGCAGTTACGGAAGACGACAGGAATGCTGAAGTAAAACGCCAATTTTGTGCTGAACAAGGAATTAAGTTCGTTGTCTTACCAAAACGCCGAACCGCAAGCTTGGCATCAACAACATCAATCCTTGCTGGCATCCACAATGTGTCAGAACTCCCCCTTCGTGTTGATTTTGCTGGTGGCTGGTTGGATGTTCCAAGATTTTCTAAAAAAGGTACATTCATCGTAAATTGCACAATCACTCCTAAGGTATCTCTATCAAATTGGCCATACGAACAAGGTGGTGGACTTGGTGGATCTGCGGCATACGCACTACTACAAGTTAAGAATGGCGTAGCATCAGAAATTGATTTAGGTGTTGGCTGGCAAGACCCTGCCGTAATCAATGAAACCGGACTCTGTGTATGGCGCTCAGGAAAAGAACCTGTCCTCGATGCAAAGTTTCATCCAGACTGGCTAGCAGGAAAAATGTTAATCGTGTGGACAGGTACATCTCATGTAACACCCGGACTGGTTGATAAAAAACGAGATTTTAAATTAATTGCAAAAGCAGGAGGTTTGGCAAAGGACGCTGTATACAAGAAAAGTCTCCCGGGGTTAGCAAGAGCAATCAACACAAGCTACAAAGTTCAAATTGGTGAAGGAATGGAACCCCTACAAAATATTGTAGGATCAATTGCAAAAAAATATCTTGGTGGAGGCCACGGTGGATACTCTCTCTATTTATTTGATAGCGAAAAGAAGCGAGAAAAGGCATTCAAAAAGATCGGTGAAGCAGCGAAAAAAATTGAGCCTTATATAAAGCCAATACAGTAA